The sequence ATGATGAGAACATTTTATAGTACTTCAgctaaaaaaaatctgacttcaATATCCAACATGTTTCTAAACCTTATATCCAGGACATTTCAATAAAGCACTCAGAACTGAGACGCTCTTTCATGTAGCCTATGCTCAAGGTTATAGCGCAGTCTCACTTAGAAAAAAATACACCAATCGTTGAATGGCACTGCGTCATTGCTCAAGGTTTGCATTCGTACGCGTCCTCGTCATATAAAAGCCTCTGAACGTCTGGCTTTCGCAAACCTGTAAGAGTAAGTTCAGAGCAGTGGCCCCAGTTCACCACAGCGTTGCGCACAGCTCGCCAAATACACACATAGTAGGAAATGTGCAGCTCTTAGCAAGGAAAACGATGTTTAATTTAACCATTGTTATGTGTTGATATTTAAAAACTAACATGGAGTTTAATACTACGCTATCAGGACGCAACTTCATAGACTTGCGCATTTTAACGCAGAAACTTCTCTCTTCGGCGAACCGGTCCCTGTCATTTCTGGACAATGAAACGGAAAGCGTCTCCGAGGAGGATTTGGACGTAAATACAGACATCTATTCTAAAGTTTTTGTTACTGTGATTTATGTGGTGTTGTTTGTAATCGGACTTTTTGGGAACTCGATCACCCTGTACACACTTCTCACGAAGAAATCTCTTCAAAACCTCCAGAGTACGGTGCACTATCACCTGGCGAGTCTGGCCATATCCGATCTGCTCATCTTGATCCTCTGCATGCCCATTGAGTTATACAACTTTATCTGGGTTCATCACCCGTGGGCTTTTGGGGAGGCTGTTTGTAAAGGGTACTACTTTCTGCGGGACGGCTGCTCGTATGCGACGGCGTTCAACATCGCCAGCCTGAGCGTGGAGCGCTTCATGGCCATCTGCCACCCGTTTAAGGCGAAGAGCATCATGTCGCGGAGCCGCACCAAGAAACTCATCAGCGCTATGTGGGTCGCGTCTTTTCTCCTGGCCACTCCGATGCTCTTCACCATGGGGCAGCGACTGATAAAAGACGAATTTATATGCACCACTATCGTGTCCTCGATCACTGCTAAAAGCGTCCTACAGGTGAGCGCGCACAGTACTTTTTCCATGATTTGGATGAGTGGAGCATTTTCTTATTTCTGTATGAAGCCGTGGTTATAACTGCGTTTTGTTTCATGCATGAGTAGGCTAGCAGAAGCTTTAGTTTCTAATAAAAAGTAACAACCTGTTGCGTAGCAGTATCTCTCAATACCCGATcatctaaaaaataaacattgtctaCATCTAAACATGGTCACGAATTCCCATGATTACACTATTAAACAGTGTAAAATGTGCACCCAGTAATTTGTTTCcccataattaataaaaaaacaacgttCTAGAAATAATGTAGGCTCACATAAGATACTATCTCCATTCTTATCAGTTTTCCAGAagaagctgtttaattattttatggaGCGGGTCCCAACATGAAgaaatactatagtaatttatagtaaatattatAGCGTTTTTGAACCATAATAAAGTGTATTTCTctgtatatattatactatttacaacactttgttaatgaatgctacagcatacagtgaactgataaactgtaataaatactgtagtataGTTAAGATTTTACAACCGTAAACTACTGTATTGTAACATAATATAGCCTATAGTTATAGAAAGCTTAGTAGAGTATTGGGTAAAGGGATTTGTTTATATTACTATAGCTGTTATATTACCACAGCAACTATAGAATTACCATAACAAATTAACTCAAGTAGGTTACtatagtatggttcaaaaacactatagaATTTACCATAAATGACTATAGTATTTTCTTATGGGCGAAACCACATGACCAGCTGCGTCACTaagctactactactactactactactactactaatgttGATTTTAATTTCTGACAATGCTGCACAAAGCAGGAAAAAATACATCTAGACAAAACAAGCAACTCCTATATGATAAAAACATAcactgtatgtacacacacagcaTAACACCCAGGCATTGCTTAAAATGCTGGTATGGATCATGTGTGCCATCCACCAGACAGTTCAAATCAAACGAGTGTGAGATAAAAAACAAAGTGTCCAAACAAGCAGTCCAACATTACACTGAATCCAAGTTGACCAGCTGTCAGCAAGTCCAGACCTGCTGATTCAAGCAGAATGGGTACAAGTGGAAAAGTAAATTGTCAAAACAAGGAATCTCTGCTGGATTGATGAAACAAACCATGATGACCTGAAGCTCCAGTGTGCAGATCTTTGCATTGCAACAGCCAGCCGAGTAGCAGGCCAGTAGATATACTAGTACTAGTACTATTGGAACAAACAAAACAGGCAAAAATATGGTTTTCGACACTACTTGTCCTAGTTAGATACATTTGTTGATTTAACCTAATGCTGTTGGGTTGATTCtaccatatttaaaacattgtgtAAAAGTGTATTGGGTTATTCTGAAACACAAGAGTAGCGGTTAAATGATTTAATATGCATTAGGCCCCTTTGATTATTTTggaatttaaatgaaatgctgATGTCTCGATTAATCAAACAACACATTAGAATGGCAAGCAGCAGTGTCCTTATTGCTTCCGTTGTGAGCACTGATGGTCATGgaagtcaaaataaataattcattcaaatgaatTTAACTATTGCTGTCTCTTGAAAATACAACTGCAAGTCAGGACCCATATCTGTTAGTTTGAGTAACAAATGTCTggatttgctaaaaaaaataaataaataaggatttGCTATCTTACAAAAATTGAAAGCACCTATAGTGCTCTAAAGTAAATCCTGATTGCCTGGAAATGGAGACATTATGCTTTGATTCTTGGGAAATTGTCCTTGCAGCCCTAAAACTTGCACCTGCCTTATTCTTTTCTATTACACCAGTGAATCTAATATAGATTGGAGCACATTCCATTTACAAGGACAGGTCTCCTGTTTGTAACCCTCAGCTCTCTAactctgttaaaataaataaaaataaaaacaactgctAGAAGCTGAAAGCACCTGTGGTGTTTTAGGCAATACAAATACATGAAAATTACACTTAATTCTATATGAAAGAACATTACAGCATGCATTACTTGAAATGAATGTAGATAACTGGAACTCATAGCACAGCGGACACAATCAGTGAGTCACAATCTGAATCAGACAGAGCACTGTGCATTACTGACATAGAGGGGACAAAACAAGAAAATCGAGAATATGGATGCACATTGAAAAAGAGGCAAAGATGCAGAAAATGTGGAGAAAATTGAGTTTGACAAATTCCACCAGTCACTGAGTGTGCGTTTCATCCTGAGAAATTCCAGTCAAAAGAATGATAGTTACAATATCGGCTGTTTGCTACAGGACAAACTATTTATCATGTTTCAATCTTGGCAAATTGGATACCACAGAAAACCCCAAGATGTCCTCTTTTATATACAGAAGGTTTCACAATATCTAGTTTTATGTATTGCTGTTGCAATATCTGAAATTCAAATGCCCTGTGggacacaaaaaaacacataaatggtcTTTTATTGCTTTTGGAGATGTGGTATAACCTCACCACATAAGTGTAAACtgatataaatatgtatgttgCTGAAATGTTTGTGTTCAATAATGGTTTCTTGGATATGAGCAACTGTACAGATGCGCTTAACCTTTCACCCTCTTCTGTTTGTTGTTGTGATCTTTCTTATTGCGCAATTTGCACATGAAATTAATCTAGTGCACTTGAAATGGatacaaacatacaaataatgtgaggctgacatatatatatatagcagcaggcaGTGCTGTTGGCGAGGATAGGTGGCTGATAGCTGAGATTTGCCTGGCACTGTGTTCTGGCAGATGTTTAGCGCTCCTCTCACCACAAAGAGGGGGAGAGAAGAAGGGATGAGTTAAAGTTTTCAGCTTCTGACACTTCACTCCTTCATTTAACAGTACAACACCATTCACAAAGCACCGCTTTCTCAATTCAACACAATAGGAAACCTGCAAGAAATACAAAGACACAAAAAGATTTCACTGTTGAGTGAGCTCTGACAAAACATTTTGCTCAAGCAGATTTATTAGAAATGCATGCACTGTTTTGGGTGGTTTATggggacacaaatttgtataatgacatgggtataacAGAGGTATTACAATTTGTAGGTGGTTTATGCCAGT is a genomic window of Carassius auratus strain Wakin chromosome 23, ASM336829v1, whole genome shotgun sequence containing:
- the LOC113041149 gene encoding neurotensin receptor type 1-like, which gives rise to MEFNTTLSGRNFIDLRILTQKLLSSANRSLSFLDNETESVSEEDLDVNTDIYSKVFVTVIYVVLFVIGLFGNSITLYTLLTKKSLQNLQSTVHYHLASLAISDLLILILCMPIELYNFIWVHHPWAFGEAVCKGYYFLRDGCSYATAFNIASLSVERFMAICHPFKAKSIMSRSRTKKLISAMWVASFLLATPMLFTMGQRLIKDEFICTTIVSSITAKSVLQVNAFLSFVVPMAVISALNGVIASQLLRMFRESAQDNRICIIGGNATMLSVAVEPNRAQSMRHGVMVLRAVVIAFVVCWLPYHARRLMYCYVTEWTTALFDFYHYFYMITNVLFYVSSAINPILYNLVSANYRQIFFSTLRYIILPCRHKKQKRVLTRHSISICSNQTFSTSVIKETIY